A genomic segment from Malus domestica chromosome 05, GDT2T_hap1 encodes:
- the LOC103402132 gene encoding butanoate--CoA ligase AAE1 → MEGSIRCSANYIPLSPISFLERSAIVYRDRPSVVYGNIVYTWRQTLERCTRLASALAQLGVSYGDVVAALAPNIPAMYELHFGVPMAGAVLCTLNIRHDSAMVSVLLKHSDAKIIFVDYQLLDVAKGAIDILSKTRTKLPVLVLIPESDQSSPDFCNPTSGNLDYESLLGRGNFDFEIRRPKDEWDAISLNYTSGTTSSPKGVIYSHRGAYLNSFAAALLNEMSSLPVYLWCVPMFHCNGWCLTWAVAAQGGTNICQRNVTAKGIFSHISEHKVTHMGGAPTILNMIVNAPVHERRPLPGKVIVMTGGAPPPAHVLFKMEELGFSVTHSYGLTETYGPGTVCAWKPEWDSLPRDEQAKIKSRQGLQHLGMEEVDVKDPVTMKTVPSDAKTMGEVMFRGNTVMNGYLKDHQATTDAFKGGWFRSGDLGVKHPDGYVELKDRLKDIIISGGENISTIEVESVLFSHPDILEAAIVGRPDDYWGETPCAFVKLKDGCNTDKEEIIKFCRNRLPHYMAPRTVVFSDLPKTSTGKVQKYVLRERAKSMGSLSKNSISKL, encoded by the exons ATGGAGGGTTCGATCAGGTGCTCTGCCAACTACATCCCTCTTTCTCCGATCAGCTTCTTGGAGCGCTCCGCCATAGTCTACAGAGACAGGCCATCTGTTGTGTATGGAAACATCGTCTACACTTGGAGACAGACACTTGAACGATGCACCAGACTCGCTTCTGCTCTTGCCCAGCTCGGAGTTTCTTACGGAGATGTG GTTGCTGCATTGGCTCCAAATATTCCCGCAATGTATGAGCTCCATTTTGGTGTTCCAATGGCAGGGGCAGTTCTCTGTACACTTAATATACGCCATGATTCAGCAATGGTGTCAGTGTTACTAAAACATTCAGATGCCAAAATCATTTTTGTAGACTACCAATTGCTTGATGTTGCTAAAGGAGCAATTGATATTCTATCCAAGACTAGGACCAAGCTGCCCGTTTTAGTCTTAATCCCAGAGAGTGATCAATCATCCCCTGACTTCTGTAATCCCACTTCCGGGAACTTGGATTATGAGAGCCTGTTAGGACGtggaaattttgattttgaGATCCGACGACCAAAAGATGAATGGGATGCAATTTCACTCAACTACACTTCAGGCACTACATCGAGCCCAAAAGGCGTCATTTATAGTCACAGAGGTGCCTATCTTAATTCTTTCGCAGCAGCTCTACTTAATGAGATGAGCTCATTGCCTGTATATTTATGGTGTGTTCCCATGTTTCATTGCAACGGGTGGTGCCTCACTTGGGCTGTGGCTGCTCAGGGTGGCACTAATATCTGCCAAAGGAATGTCACTGCAAAGGGCATTTTTAGCCATATTTCTGAGCACAAGGTAACCCACATGGGTGGTGCACCAACAATTTTAAACATGATTGTAAATGCTCCGGTACATGAGCGGAGGCCACTTCCGGGTAAGGTAATAGTCATGACTGGGGGTGCACCGCCACCAGCCCACGTactcttcaagatggaagagcTAGGGTTCAGTGTAACCCATTCATATGGTTTGACAGAAACTTATGGACCTGGTACAGTTTGTGCTTGGAAACCTGAATGGGACTCCCTGCCTCGAGATGAACAGGCAAAGATCAAGTCCCGGCAGGGATTGCAACATCTTGGCATGGAGGAGGTTGACGTTAAAGATCCCGTCACCATGAAAACTGTACCATCTGATGCAAAAACCATGGGGGAGGTTATGTTCAGAGGTAACACTGTAATGAATGGATATTTGAAAGATCATCAAGCAACGACAGATGCATTTAAAGGGGGATGGTTTCGTAGTGGTGACTTGGGTGTGAAACACCCGGATGGTTACGTAGAGCTAAAGGATCGTTTAAAGGACATTATCATTTCTGGGGGTGAAAATATTAGCACAATTGAGGTTGAATCAGTGCTCTTCAGCCACCCAGATATTCTCGAGGCAGCAATTGTGGGAAGGCCTGATGATTATTGGGGGGAGACGCCCTGCGCGTTtgtgaagttgaaggatggctGTAATACTGACAAGGAGGAGATTATTAAGTTTTGTAGGAATCGGTTGCCCCACTATATGGCTCCTCGGACTGTTGTTTTCTCAGATCTGCCAAAGACTTCGACTGGGAAGGTGCAGAAGTATGTACTGAGAGAGAGGGCAAAGTCCATGGGAAGTCTCTCCAAGAACAGCATCAGCAAACTGTAA
- the LOC103402134 gene encoding sterol 3-beta-glucosyltransferase UGT80B1-like: MGSNGVDHPLKHLEEEGGSSQGQSCFQQERNQKTNSSRPSPVLEIFQAKEFNVGSSPRRGMLIEDYEIRFPRSRMERKGRHDLKLDRLSEREKRKLIVEMVKIQNDGTVEVDLGKSAPVASEFLELQTVEDVPINLDDTPSNTIKSIPRLKICILVVGTRGDVQPFLAMAKRFQEFGHHVRLATHVNFSSFVKSAGVDFYPLGGDPRVLAGYMARNKGLIPSGRAEILIQRKQLKAIIESLLPACTEPDIETGVPFKAQAIVANPPAYGHAHVAEALGVPLHIFFTMPWTPTYEFPHPLARVPQSAGYWISYIIVDLLIWWGIRGYINDFRKKKLKLSPIAYFSTYHGSISHLPTGYMWSPHVVPKPSDWGSLVDVVGYCFLNLGSKYQPQDEFVEWIQKGPKPIYIGFGSMPLDDPKKTTNIILEALKDTGQRGIIDRGWGDLGNVTEASNNVFLLEDSPHDWLFPQCSAVVHHGGAGTTATGLRAGCPTTIVPFFGDQFFWGDRIHEKGLGPVPIPISQLSVENLSNAIRFMLEPEVKSRVLEIAKLIENEDGVAAAVDAFHRQLPPELPLQPASSEEDELPSPMVLLFLQLQKWSCLPFGM, translated from the exons ATGGGAAGCAATGGGGTTGACCATCCATTGAAACATTTGGAAGAGGAAGGCGGTAGCAGCCAAGGACAGA GTTGTTTTCAGCAGGAGAGGAATCAGAAGACAAATTCTTCACGGCCTTCTCCGGTTTTAGAGATTTTTCAGGCAAAAGAGTTCAATGTTGGTTCTTCACCTCGGAGAG GTATGCTGATTGAGGATTATGAGATTAGATTCCCTAGATCCAGGATGGAGAGGAAGGGAAGGCATGACTTAAAGCTGGATAGACTGTCAGAGCGTGAAAAG AGAAAACTGATTGTTGAGATGGTCAAGATACAAAACGATGGAACAGTAGAAGTTGATTTGGGAAAAAGTGCACCTGTTGCCTCTGAGTTCTTAGAGCTCCAGACTGTCGAAGATGTGCCCATCAATCTTGATGACACGCCTTCCAATACCATCAAGTCAATTCCAAGGTTGAAAATTTGCATACTTGTGGTTGGAACAAGAGGAGATGTACAGCCTTTCCTGGCTATGGCAAAGAGATTTCAG GAGTTTGGCCATCATGTTAGGTTGGCAACTCATGTGAACTTCAGCTCTTTTGTGAAGTCGGCTGGTGTAGACTTTTATCCATTGGGTGGTGATCCTCGTGTTTTGGCAGGAT ATATGGCCAGAAATAAAGGTCTCATTCCATCCGGCCGAGCAGAAATATTGATACAAAGAAAGCAACTGAAGGCAATTATTGAATCTCTTCTTCCAGCATGCACAGAACCAGATATAGAAACTGGTGTGCCCTTTAAGGCACAGGCAATTGTTGCAAACCCTCCTGCTTATG GACATGCTCATGTTGCAGAAGCTCTTGGAGTACCCCTTCATATTTTCTTCACAATGCCATGGAC GCCTACTTATGAATTTCCTCACCCACTGGCACGTGTACCTCAAAGTGCTGGTTATTGG ATTTCATACATTATTGTGGATTTACTGATATGGTGGGGTATTCGGGGATATATAAATGACTTCAGAAAAAAGAAGTTGAAGCTTTCTCCTATTGCATACTTCAGCACATACCATGGATCAATATCTCATTTGCCTACAGGCTATATGTGGAGTCCTCACGTTGTGCCAAAGCCAAGTG ATTGGGGATCTCTTGTGGATGTCGTTGGTTATTGTTTCTTAAACCTTGGGTCGAAGTATCAACCTCAAGATGAGTTTGTTGAATGGATTCAGAAAGGGCCCAAACCTATATATATTGGCTTTGGAAGCATG CCGCTCGATGATCCCAAGAAAACTACGAATATTATATTGGAGGCGTTGAAAGATACAGGACAGAGAGGAATAATTGATAGAGGTTGGGGAGACCTGGGTAATG TTACAGAAGCATCCAATAATGTTTTCCTCTTGGAGGACAGCCCTCATGATTGGCTATTTCCTCAATGTTCAGCTGTG GTTCATCATGGTGGTGCTGGGACTACAGCTACAGGATTGAGAGCTGGG TGTCCAACAACCATAGTGCCGTTCTTTGGCGATCAGTTCTTCTGGGGTGATAGGATACATGAGAAAGGCttggggcctgtaccaataccTATTTCTCAGCTCAGTGTTGAGAACCTTTCAAATGCTATTAGATTCATGCTGGAGCCAGAG GTTAAATCTCGAGTACTAGAAATAGCAAAGTTGATAGAGAATGAAGACGGTGTTGCAGCTGCAGTTGATGCATTTCACCGGCAGTTACCTCCTGAGTTACCATTGCAACCTGCATCTTCAGAGGAAGATGAGCTTCCAAGCCCTATGGTGTTGTTATTTCTTCAACTTCAGAAGTGGAGCTGCCTGCCTTTTGGCATGTAG